cacttttttcattctttttcttttcaactcctaaaatacttaataaatatcgatgaagatcataccgttaccatatttcatagtaggaaagaaatgattggggtgtaggccccgatgtatgttctttcctacttagcggagaagaaatgattgaggtgtgaagcctcgatgtatttcttaaccgttgtttagagaaacgatcgtggtgtaggcctcgatgtgcattctctaaatattcacaaaaaaaaactctttttgtatctcctttacttagcggagaagaaatgattgaggtgtgaaacctcgatgtatttcttaaccgttgtttagagaaacgattgtggcgtaggcctcgatgtgcgttctctaaatacgcaaaacaaaactctttttggtatgatctaagtcacaaattaaatccccttaaaaaacaccaaccaaaaacacttcaaaaaacctaataaatgttcagacttaaaacaaaagtgaggaagtgatgcgagaccttgtagtgggttctcgtcatcatggaatcacccttaaaagatacaaaccaatctctttttctcttttcttaagggcaagttatctccgctccattgcatcctaggcggtcccttatgcaagagcgtgagcgttaacgccgcccaactaaaaaacacaaaaacaaacagaaaatctttagccgagctacggtaactctgattcctgaaaaggatacgtaggcagcggggtagggcccgtgcgagtacaattctttattttccctacattttgcattcattcgcatttagacatagacatagtatacaccctttagatagaaacagacataggtgggtaccatcgagtacgatgggcgtgaggggtgctagcaccttccccttgcgtaaccgactcccgtaccttgattctctggtcgcaagaccctgttccttcctttgttaggtttcctgatattcctttcccttatgggataaatatattggtggcgactcggttcatttttcgcgagcgtgcgacagctggcgactccgctggggatgttgctagacctgttgctggtccatccatagcgagtcgatcctagcctgcgtttgtttgtttatttactgggtgtttatttgtttttatgtctataccttgtatatatgtttgcatgtttacttttctgcctgcatatcatgtttatttctgtttgcacatcatgcatatggattatattctgtgttccttggggtcttctgttctgttttgcaggttgggtgggatgttctatgaggtaaaaggcccaatacccaggccatgagtgataccttaggaactaggaatagagtggccatgacggacagaagacgtatgtctgattgatccgatcatgtatccactgacagagcttggttgaaagaggcaatatcgtatgattacacctactttcaatcctctgttggcttttttgacctaccttgacctagactacacccgtgagtggggagggatatacatgacaggtaccgttggtgaccgttCTGTTCTGCTGATGACTTGTGTTCTCATGGTTTCATTgtgcctatgccggacctttgatcctacAACGTCCGATCTCATTCAGAGGCCACacacacttctcctatgtggggaaacctccattgcatcattttcatcatggcatatttattttcaaaaaaaaaaaagagaaagaaaagatgtaataaaaaagaaaaaagaaaaaaggaaaatagtattatttctcatatgcatgccatttttcagggtatccgaggttattacttttcatccaggatggctaacaacgtgaccgctacCAGAGAAGCTACAAGGCGTACTCACACTTACAGTTTCCATCGCGAAGGCTTGATTCAGTTGGGGCAATTGGGTGGATTGATCACTGGTCATAATAAAACTGTGTTCACTGAGAATTACGGAAACATCTTGACCCTTTTGGACTCCCACGTCGACGAATGGGgtttatctactcttctccagttctatgatcctgaCTTGCGTTGTTTCACCTTCTCAGGCTATCAGTTGGCTCCCACTCTCGAGGAGTACTCTCACTTTCTCAATATCAAGATTCAGCACAAGGTTCCTTTCGTGTGTGTCCCAGAGAAACCTGATTTGAACAacattgccaacgctctttatttgagcatagaaGACGTTCTTGggaattggaagaagaatggtaACACTCATGGTTTCTATATGAGTTTCTTGGTTGAGAAGGCCCAAGAGTTGGCCAACAAAAATATGTGGGAGGCCTTCAACGCCCTTCTGGCCGTTTTGATTTATGGGATCGTGATGTTCcctaacattcacaagttcgttgatctGGCTGCTATATGTCTTTTTGTGGAGAAGAATCCGGTCCCTACTTTGCTAGCCGATACGTACTATTCTGTTCACTCTCGATATGGGAAAGGAGGAGCCATAAGAAATTGTTTTCCGTTGTTATACACCTGGTTTAAGTCCCACCTACCTACAAGTGGTCCTTTCGTTACTTCTACTCAGAAATGGcatcaaaggatcatggggcttactggAAATGACATTGTCTGGTGTCCTACTGGGATGGACGTAGAGAAGGTTATAACTAGTTGTGGTGCTTTTGACAATGTTCCCCTCATAGGAACAAAAGGtgttatcaattataatcctaagctagcgctgcgtcaattgggttttgcacttgaaaacaagcctttggacaaagagatattTGAATCCGCTTGCTTTGAGAAGGGAACTGATCTAAAAGGTATAGAAAAAGTGGTGAGTGCCTGGAATGACATCCATACAAGTGATCAGATTTCTCTAGGTGAAAAGAATGCCGTTGCCAAACAAGCCTACACGGATTGGGTTGAGGATAGAGTTAAAGATCgtctgttgcctttcccgaaggttaatcCATTGTACAAGCAACCACCTAAGGTTCCAACTGCCATTATGCCTGCTGAGAATTGCATCCAAGTAGATATGGAATGCACCCAATTGCACGAAAAGAAGTCAGATGCGCAACCGAAACATTGTCTTGTGGGCCAGAAAAGAGTTGAGTTGACACACGAAGCCAAAATGCTGAagggaggatcttccagagttcaaaagagggctagaacGGAAAAAGGTGAAAAAGACACTACTGTTATTGTTGAGGATCACCAGAAGATCCTAAAAAGGGCCATgaaagaggcagaagagaaactcaagcgagagtaccgagaagacttgaaagcttataagctcaagatagaaagggatgctagagttgaagtgaagaatctgaaaaagaaactggaagaagagaccactaAAAGAATGGCAATTGAGACtcaactgaaaggaagtcacctccgtaatactcgactaacagaagaaaatgccaagctcagagatcgaatgatggaggacatatctgagaaggattatctcccagaatgcaaaggatgtgacgaactcaaggagtgctgcaagaagctagatgggcatttgtttcgcaaagatgaggtgatcCAAAGCattcttaaaggaagagatcgagaagcaaccaagaagctgtttgatgaaactaagaagtggagcgacgagcacttcagacaaggaggacctctgttttatattcagatggattgatgtttgagtctgtatgtttcgaccaccaccagacttgttggatggggtcttttatttcccttgctgaactatcttgttgatgtatggcttgcccaagtttaaatctctgttatgaatgaaaaagaactagtttctcttgatacttatcttttgtcacgttgttagctattctggatcaatattaaatcttggatactccgaaaatggcacatcacgtcatacacacacatgcactcatacattcacattatcacattgcatttttcaggttattgtacaagaaactaaatggggtccctttcagcaacagatttcttttccgacgacgaagctgactttcttacatccttaccgtacCCGGAGCAACGAGAGACTCATGGACCAATTTGAGCAGaaccaagctgccctccgtagggatatggatgttatgggggagagaatggcccaacttatggagactttccatgccgttgttcaaggacaggatgaactcagaaagagtgtcgctagtttgatcaaagatactcctaccaattctgctgacggaggggtgaaaactaaagagactcctattaatgagacacttaaagtggtggacgaccaccatgaggttattgatcttgaacatgatctcactgctgagttgaccgagactgctaagatgtaccaagctcttgaagaacgccttaaagccgttgaggttgctaaaacttcgagttttaacactgctgctatgtgcttggtacctgggattgttattcccccgaagttcaaggtgccagattttgataagtacaagggagttacctgcccagagactcacattcgttcctactgccgtaagatggccgctcacgctgagaacgaacctctgcttatgcacttcttccaagatagtctcactggagccccgttggagtggtatatgaaactcgagaggtctaatgtcagtacttggggagaacttgttgatgccttcctgaaacaataccactacaatactgctatggctcctagccgtgcccaactgcagaatatgtcacagaaatctgaagagtcctttaaagaatacgcccagagatggcgtgaacttgctgctcgagtccaacctcctttattggaccgagagttgatcgatctgtttatggggactctgaaagggccgtatcttcagcacatggttagtaatacttctccttctttttcggatgtggtcatcattggtgagagggttgagaactgtgtcaaagctggtaccattcaaggtgttactaatcctagcaactcaagtggtaatggtaagaagccgtattctgggtttgtgaagaagaaggaaggtgagactagcaccgcttctgttgaccaaagccgagctcctgcatattctgctgttccacctccttattatccgatgccttatgctgttcctagcccatatgtccctcaggcatatgctgctgctcttccacaaccatggatggcaccccaacagcctttcgtaccacaacaacaagctgctgctcctcagaatcgtcaacagaaccctaggcctcaaggtcaaaggggcccgcaaagaacaagattccaagataggcgtatcgatccggttccgatgtcatatgctcagcttctccctcagttgcttgctggtcaattggtacaactccgtgaacttggacctccacctagtcctctccctcccggttatgatgttaatgctcgatgtgaatttcattcaggggctccaggccatactattgaaaagtgtagagcattcaaattgaaggttcaggatctccttgacgacaagcttatctcgttcgctcctactggtcctaatgtgcagaataatcctatgcctcctcatgctggtacgaccaatgctattgagttatgtgatgatcagatcctggtaaatgatgttaatgaggttaggatgccgctagcagttatcagagagtatcttatgcaacaaaaggttttgtgtgaactacatgactactgtttgcaatgttcttctaatcctgaggaatgcactaggttgagagaagaaatccagaaactaatggatgaaggtgttcttagagtggaaagggtcgttcctatTGAAGATGTGGCCATCCTAGAAATCCCTTACCATCCTGCTGAGGCGTCAAAGACTCAGAGCACACCTTTGGCCATCCAAGCACCAAGGACCCCGCTGGTTATTCATACACCGAGGGCCCCATTGACCAGTCAAGCTCCGAGAACTCcgatggttattcaggttccaaatgctccTTCAACTCCTTCGACCTCATCTCTCGCTCCCTCTcatgtgaatgattctaaggctgttccttggagttataatgctgtgtatattcgagggaagaagtatgactgtcctccagtgggtaattcgagcatcacaaatattactggcactagtggcattacccgtagtggtcggatctttgctgcccctcctccgcctcctaaagagaccaacaaagaggctagtacacaagcaaaaggaaagcaagttgctgttgatcctcctgtaacacgtaatgcccaagatgccgagcaactcttgaaaatcattaagaaaagtgattacaaagtgattgaccaacttgatcagacccaagccaagatctccatcttgtctctcttggtacattctgaagctcatcgtgatgctctgatgaaagttctggcttccgctcatgtaactcaagacattaccgtgcctcagtttgaaggggttgtgaccaacattgctgctggtaattgtttgggtttttctgatgatgagcttccacctgagggtagagcacacaacaaagcgttgcatatctccgtcaagtgtctggatgctgtgttgtctcgagttctgattgataccggttcctctcttaatgtgatgcccaaggccactttgtttaagctgagtatggatgggattatgatgagaccatgcactatgagtgttagagcatttgatggttctagaaggtccgtagaaggagaaattgatctgcctgtcttgattggtcctcacatgttctacattgccttctacgttatggatataaacccttcatacacttgcctcttgggtcgtccttggattcatgctgctggagctgtgacatctactctccaccagtgtttgaaatttgttgtgaatgacaagattgttgtgatcactggtgaagaggatttgatagtcaataatctggcatcataccgttatgttgaagtggagggagagatacaagagacaccttttcaagccttagagattgtgtcggttgacaaactccccgtggttgagaataagaaggaactcggagcacccctctcgtctctaaatgatgctaaggccttttTAGAAGCTggcactccccatagtgcctggggcaagctgattgacgttcaagagaagcgagacaagtatggccttgggtatcaaccatcttcttctactcagctcagcataattccgggaaagaaggtgattccccccatttctcaagtgttcgtcagtgcaagcgcCAGTTCTGAAAATcaagttctcgccgtggatgatgatgatgaagaagatctctccagattcatttgccatgctgcgcctggacaggaactcaacaattggactatcttggacatccccaaagtcacttttatggagatgtaattttcttgtttcaataagtcatatgcttcgccctaagcatttttgacctcttgtataaagaagggccccccatgtgtttcaatttgtttaatattgaatgaaaatcatatcttcgcatgcaattactgttccatttccttcttttttgtttttactttaaaaaaaaaactttttcaaaaatggcaaagatttcctttttttcctttttatgtgttgcattctaaggcataaatcatccatcgtgcagatccggctcgaactccatcaaaaatgataatgttacagttccacgtcttgataTCTTTGAGAATCCAAtggaccaagctgatgaggatagtggggaagattgtgaagtccccgaggaattggcaagacttttgagacaagaagcgaaatctattcagccacatcaagaagccatagaaatcatcaacctcggtacagaagaggcaaagagagaagtcaagataggtgccgctttgcaaagtgatgtaaagagaaggttgattgagttgcttcgagagtatgttgatatcttcgcctggtcatatgaagacatgcctggtttagacacagatatagttatgcacaggctacctctcaaaccagaatgtccgcctgtaaagcaaaaaccacgaagaacacgacctgatatggctttgaaaatcaaggaagaagttgaaaaacagttgaaggctggtttcttatctgtgtgtgagtatcctccttggattgcaaacatagtacctgttcctaagaaggacggaaatgtacgcatgtgtgttgactaccgagatttgaatagggcaagtccgaaggatgatttccctctgcctcatattgatgtgctagtcgacaacactgctcagtattcggtgttctctttcatggatggtttttctggctataatcaaataaagatggctcctgaagatatgaccaagactacctttaccactccgtggggtacatattgttataaggtgatgccttttggtcttaagaatgctggtgcaacatatcaacgagcaatggtgaccctcttccatgacatgatccataaagaggttgaggtgtacgtcgatgatatgattgcaaaatcccaaactgaggaggaacacttggtatatctcgagaaattgtttgctcgtttgcgtaaattcaagttgagacttaatccaaacaagtgcacttttggagtgcgatctggaaagttacttggattcattgtgagccaacgagggattgaggtcgaccccgataaagtaagagcaatacagaacatgccgGCGCCGAAGAATGAAagagaagttcgagggttccttggaagattgaattacatagccaggttcatttctcatctcactgatacttgtgaacccatcttcaaactgctgcgcaaaaatcaagatatccgttgggatgatcgttgtcaggaagccttcgaaaagatcaagcagtatctccaagagccaccaattctcatgcctccggttcctgggaggccgcttcttatgtacttaactgtgcttgaaggatctatgggatgtgtgctgggccaacatgacgagtccggtcgaaaagagtgcgccatttattacctgagcaaaaagtttaccgattgtgaatcccgctactcactactcgagaaaacttgctgtgctttggtatgggctgctcgccgactgagacagtatatgctgacccacaccactctattgatctccaaaatggacccgataaagtacatctttgaaaaaccggcccttacaggaagactagcccgatggcaaatgcttttatcagaatacgacatccagtatgtcacacagaaggccatcaaagggagtgtccttgcagatcatcttgctcatcagccattagaagagtatcagtcaatgaggTTTgattttcctgatgaagatatcatgaaactggacgataatgaaggacccgaaccaggagagcgttggactctcacgttcgatggtgcatcaaatgctatgggccatggtattggggcagttttgacttctcctcgtcaaactcacatcccttttacagctagaatatgctttgattgcacaaacaatgtcgcagagtacgaagcttgcataatgggcctcgaagcagccattgatatgaggatcaagatccttgaggtttatggggattctgcattggtcatacatcaagtaagaggtgattgggagacacgacaccccaatttggttccttataaggactatatcttggagttgctgcccgctttcgaggagatcactttcaatcacatcccccgagaggaaaatcaattggcagatgctttggctactttggcggctatgttcagagttagctcccctaaagaagtaccagacataacgatcctccgttacaaagagcctgcccatgcattccctgctcattgcctcactactgaagatgtgtatgatgaaaagccatggtattacgacatcaagaggtatgttgagaagcaagagtatcccgaagatgctacgattggtgataagcgaacgcttcgaaggctagcatccaaattcttcttgtcaggagacgtcctgtacaaaagaaactatgattcagttttgctcagatgcgtggatagacacgaagcagaattgatcatgcgggaaattcatgaaggatcttttggaactcattccagtggacattctatggccaaaaagatcttgcgagcaggatattattggatgacgattgaaagtgattgttatgtgtatgtgaagaaatgtcacaaatgtcaagtgtatgctgacagaattcatgttcctccgactcctctgaatgtcctgacgtcgccttggccctttgctatgtggggcatagacatgattggacggatagagccacaagcttcaaatggacacagatttattcttgttgctatcgactacttcaccaaatgggttgaagctgcttcttacaagaacgtaaccaagcaagtcgttactcgcttcatcaagaaagagatcatatgccgatatggggttccaaataagatcatcactgataatgggtccaatcttaataacaagatgatggtagagttgtgtgaagagttcaagattgaacatcacaattcatcaccctaccggccaaagatgaacggcgcggtcgaagctgctaacaagaatataaagaagattgttcagaaaatggttagaacgtataaagattggcatgagatgttgccgtTTGCTTTGCACGGCTACAGAACTTCTGTCcgcacttcaactggggcaactcccttctctcttgtctacggcatggaggccgtactacctgttgaagtggaaattccttcattGAGAGTCTtaatggacgccaaactcgatgaaacggaatgggttcaaacgaggcttgatcatctcaatctaattgaggaaaaACGCTTATCCGCTATCTGCCacggccagttgtaccaaaagaggatcaagaaagcgtatgacaagaagattcggcctcgagaattccacacaggtgacctagtcgtaaggaagatcttgccaattcacactgatccaaggggcaaatggactcccaattatgagggaccatacattgtgaagaaagcattttcaggtggtgctttaatcctgacaaagatggatggggaagacgttccgcttccagtcaattcagactcagtcaaaaaatactacgcataaaagacccgctaggtcgacgtacctaggcaaaaataagggcatcccgacaaaccaaaagggtttgggcaaaaattagggataaaacaaaaaaaaagaataacccgctaaaatgaaaacccgaaagggcggcttaggcaaaaaggggcatcccgctggattgaaaacccgaaagggcgatccaggcaaaagttagggatcaaaagcgagaggctgcagtctgaatatctttcacaaagacccctatacgcccttggcagaacggacagatcaatccaaccattacccttctgaagcaaagcattgagaggatcgaagATATGGGaattgtagcaatatcagttttaatggaaactcgagcatttctctttgccattttgctttttgcattttattttcctttcgcaactacctcatttaggagttgcttccttgtacagaagcctattcacaggcattccatcaataaaatgatcttttgataagaAGTGTTCTTTCCTGCTTTTCAttttttcgcatgcgaggtgtgatttaattcgttattaaacattgcattgaaaacatggggaataataatcacaaaatcaaaacgaaacatgatgttacataaacataaaagtgctctaaggggcaccatttgcgtccaaacgttgttttccgtgcaggttgcaggttctagccgtcaTCTTGGCTTACGACATGCCACAAAGGTCGTCATCATCCCGCGTGAAAGTTCAagcgtataattcatcagtactggtaagcacaaGACACCGGAAGAAATCCATGTCTCTCCCCTACACGGCAGACAAAGAAGTGTCCATCAGAACCCACGTTTCCCCAAACAGTAtaagatgtaaggaaagtcgagcaaagtcacttcctccccaacagagttatgttctaatcctccacacagttgccaatCATCTTTGGCACTATGAGGTTTTCAACGCCCACCCGCAATGGCGTCTCAAgatcacaagcaacggaccccaatgatcctacccTTCTGTCCCAccaagggcctttatttggcactctctgcatatagtattcattgcatatagcattgcatcctcgaaagcgtagcatatccattacagtggatcattacgcca
The window above is part of the Vicia villosa cultivar HV-30 ecotype Madison, WI unplaced genomic scaffold, Vvil1.0 ctg.000426F_1_1, whole genome shotgun sequence genome. Proteins encoded here:
- the LOC131628160 gene encoding uncharacterized protein LOC131628160, with amino-acid sequence MANNVTATREATRRTHTYSFHREGLIQLGQLGGLITGHNKTVFTENYGNILTLLDSHVDEWGLSTLLQFYDPDLRCFTFSGYQLAPTLEEYSHFLNIKIQHKVPFVCVPEKPDLNNIANALYLSIEDVLGNWKKNGNTHGFYMSFLVEKAQELANKNMWEAFNALLAVLIYGIVMFPNIHKFVDLAAICLFVEKNPVPTLLADTYYSVHSRYGKGGAIRNCFPLLYTWFKSHLPTSGPFVTSTQKWHQRIMGLTGNDIVWCPTGMDVEKVITSCGAFDNVPLIGTKGIEKVVSAWNDIHTSDQISLGEKNAVAKQAYTDWVEDRVKDRLLPFPKVNPLYKQPPKVPTAIMPAENCIQVDMECTQLHEKKSDAQPKHCLVGQKRVELTHEAKMLKGGSSRVQKRARTEKGEKDTTRNNPPLFKGTRDELNAAGVAITWAVFKREFLRRGCSDGTVSVGKTLPLKQQPEVEGDAWHDTSGRFEIWRIVFKPKLSL